A portion of the Hylaeus volcanicus isolate JK05 unplaced genomic scaffold, UHH_iyHylVolc1.0_haploid 12237, whole genome shotgun sequence genome contains these proteins:
- the LOC128884027 gene encoding dnaJ homolog subfamily C member 2-like, translating into MVLIKYLPESQDNSHFPVVYHGLTLLTRVLESAGNAFFNTYERKNLKQDIDAECNTQKTFESEDKSCFSDSWSSGKATKGKAQPRANAKTANAPSKLKRLIKGPNLYSVLGLQEGCSMDAIKKSYRQLALQYHPDKQKSRENTQQPKIPKSKQVHEFVSQNTIRKPKNLEHYSDKMFFLLIQDAYNALSDPTFRREYDSALPFDDSIPSASDMDATDPQSFFTVFSPVFQRNARWSAKKNVPSLGNSNTSIEEVHRFYKFWRHFDTIREFSIHNEYDLIDAECREERRWMERENMKICRKYIKEDKLRISKLVELSFSLDPRILKEKEVETKKKNKVKNERQRLHEEKLERNRLEEERKIQEKKAFEEEFQLKEKLRLEDRQRYKTLLKQTRKNIRLLCENAVTTQVLDGDHLHEACLNIPLDQLILLEKSLQEISAKESSTQEISNKIYEFLDANNIQVKKIDTDSLEQETQKKKSSNVSNDFWTPEQISLLEKSLEKYPVGTVRRWQLIAEAVGVKNIKLVIEKSRALANKTCIKNNENVPGETTNDPKTVTKIPFQVDNCVTTTPTLPVQHTSWTNAQQQALESALQSHKGCLTQKEEWHAIAQEVPGKTANDCFTRFKEVRAAILASSGFQNNSF; encoded by the exons ATGGTGTTGATTAAATATCTTCCAGAGTCACAAGACAACTCACATTTTCCAGTAGTGTACCATGGTCTTACATTACTAACACGTGTTTTAGAAAGCGCaggtaatgctttctttaacaCGTATGAACGTAAAAATTTAAAGCAAGATATCGATGCCGAGTGTAACACGCAAAAAACATTTGAAAGTGAAGACAAAAGCTGTTTTTCCGATTCATGGAGTAGTGGTAAAGCGACAAAAGGAAAAGCTCAACCAAGAGCAAACGCAAAAACAGCAAACGCTCCTTCTAAATTGAAGCGCTTAATTAAAGGACCGAATCTTTATTCTGTTTTAGGATTACAAGAAGGATGCAGTATGGATGCGATAAAAAAGTCGTATCGTCAATTAGCTCTACAGTATCATCCTGATAAGCAAAAATCTCGAGAAAATACGCAACAACCTAAAATACCAAAGTCGAAACAAGTTCATGAATTCGTTTCTCAGAACACAATTAGAAAACCGAAAAATTTAGAGCATTATTcagataaaatgttttttcttttaattcaagACGCTTATAATGCTTTAAGTG atccAACTTTTCGTCGAGAATACGACTCAGCACTTCCCTTTGATGATTCCATTCCTTCAGCTTCTGATATGGATGCAACTGATCCACAAtctttttttactgtattttcTCCTGTGTTTCAGCGTAACGCAAG gTGGTCAGCAAAAAAAAACGTACCATCTTTGGGAAATTCAAATACTTCAATAGAGGAGGTTCACAGATTCTATAAGTTTTGGAGACATTTTGATACCATACGCGAATTCTCAATTCATAATGAATATGATTTAATTGATGCCGAATGTCGTGAAGAACGACGTTGGatggaaagagaaaatatgaaaatttgcCGTAAATATATAAAGGAAGATAAATTAAGGATCAGTAAACTTGTGGAACTTTCTTTTAGTTT AGATccaagaattttaaaagaaaaggaagttgaaacgaaaaaaaagaataaagtgAAGAATGAACGACAACGATTAcatgaagaaaaattagaaaggaATAGGTTAGAAGAAGAGCGCAAGATTCAGGAAAAAAAAGCTTTTGAAGAAGAGTTTCagcttaaagaaaaattacgtcTTGAAGATAGACAGCGTTACAAAACATTACTTaaacaaacgagaaaaaaCATTCGTCTTTTATGTGAAAATGCAGTAACCACGCAAGTTTTAGATGGTGACCATCTCCACGAAGCGTGTTTAAATATACCATTAGaccaattaattttactgGAAAAATCTTTACAAGAAATTTCAGCTAAGGAATCATCTACACAagaaatatctaataaaatttatgagtTTCTTGATGCAAATAACAtacaagttaaaaaaattgataca GATTCACTAGAACAAgaaacacaaaagaaaaaatcaagcAACGTTTCAAATGATTTTTGGACTCCTGAACAAATATCACTATTAGAGAAATCTCTTGAAAAATATCCTGTTGGAACAGTACGACGTTGGCAACTTATTGCTGAAGCAGTTGGtgtaaaaaacataaaacttGTTATTGAGAAAAGTCGAGCATTAGCAAATAaaacatgtataaaaaataatgaaaacgttCCCGGTGAAACAACCAATGATCCAAAAACCGTTACTAAAATTCCGTTTCAAGTCGACAATTGTGTTACGACTACTCCTA CCTTACCGGTTCAACATACATCTTGGACGAATGCTCAACAACaa GCTCTTGAATCTGCTTTACAATCTCATAAAGGGTGCTTAACTCAAAAAGAGGAATGGCATG ctatTGCTCAAGAAGTTCCAGGAAAAACAGCAAATGATTGTTTTACCCGCTTTAAAGAg GTACGAGCTGCAATATTAGCGTCTTCGGGCTTTCAAAATAActcattttaa
- the LOC128884025 gene encoding cGMP-specific 3',5'-cyclic phosphodiesterase alpha-like isoform X5 has translation MIANIIFREHSIYIKSFLHLFPLKFKDTFTENHYFFQPYKLNSSSHYLLTYILTLSSLSLVCFTLSVAFVLDVIPLKSFKVFYFLTSIIFLFLIAWLISLTFSIFYNICSHRLHFASFTFLLLVTFTSLNMDIGKLIPRHMLNSLLLPYHIFPHIFSTSAIPCLCFIPLCLERFFFYYWQTEQPVKSYLYFQVVMYLLYVGCLKFHWMLNFYVTQHNTLSNNYLHQLLLCFESFILLLCFGTYHISQWIKRLRQLIEFRQTNIPKRTLNLKHYSRIDTGNIHIDNNMRRQKKCHSNAVEDLLHLISRASACIEGAQNTCNDSSLKKSSQLLKKLQKSLTNTDNLYAVRLTRNLTIEESTGDTYKDTNEKLNDPFESALLESQMFEIFACHKTNTSNYDWAFDTSTPSDSKGNVSNSDMFSLHDKNDGKISYKNFPLQNYPITNRHLFRYIGKQWNWNAFEASKDYPNILVEVGSLLLEPASVFLQTSSQRICNYIYHIQRLYCCNPFHNVTHGVMVLHNFWCLLKMLRIDTCTAFTPLDSVAVTIACLGHDVGHPGRTNEFLRNTFNKMAFLYNDCSLLENYRCALVFKCLENDDCDIFELLHQQIWTNILSICPSFAYEYKQKISTF, from the exons ATGATTGCTAACATCATTTTCAGAGAACATTCCATTTATATAAAGAGCTTTCTACATCTTTTCCCTTTAAAGTTCAAAGACACTTTTACagaaaatcattatttttttcaaccctataaattgaattcctcttctcattatttattaacatacaTTTTAACGTTGAGTTCATTGAGTCTAGTTTGTTTCACGTTATCAGTGGCTTTTGTTCTGGATGTAATTCCTTTAAAAAGctttaaagttttttattttttaacctcaataatatttctttttctaatagCATGGCTTATTTCTCTTACGTTTTCTATCTTCTACAACATATGTTCACATCGTCTACATTTCGCATCCTTTACTTTCCTTCTATTG GTTACCTTCACTTCACTCAACATGGATATAGGAAAACTAATTCCACGGCATATGTTAAATAGCCTATTATTACCTTATCATATTTTCCCTCATATTTTTTCCACATCTGCCATTCCATGTCTATGCTTCATTCCTTTATGTCttgaaagattttttttttattattggcaGACTGA acaACCCGTGAAATCTTACCTTTATTTTCAAGTCGTTATGTACTTGTTATATGTTGGTTGCCTCAAGTTTCATTggatgttaaatttttatgtcaCACAACACAACACTCTTAGCAATAATTATCTCCATCAATTActtct CTGCTTCGAGTCATTTATTCTTTTACTATGTTTTGGAACTTACCACATCTCCCAATGGATCAAACGCCTTCGTCAGCTTATCGAGTTCCGTCAAACTAAT ATTCCTAAGCGCACTTTAAACTTAAAACACTATAGTCGTATTGATACGGGAAACATTCATATAGACAATAACATGagaagacaaaaaaaatgtcactCTAATGCCGTAGAAGAtcttttgcatttaatatcACGG GCTTCAGCTTGTATTGAGGGAGCTCAAAACACTTGTAATGATTCttccttaaaaaaatcttCTCAACTGTTAAAAAA GCTACAAAAATCTTTAACAAATACTGACAATTTGTACGCCGTACGACTAACACGTAATTTGACTATTGAAGAATCGACAGGGGACACCTATAaagatacaaatgaaaaattaaatgatccATTTGAATCCGCATTGCTTGAATcacaaatgtttgaaattttcgcCTGTcataaaacaaatacatctAACTACGATTGGGCATTCGATACATCAACGCCATCCGATTCCAAAGGAAATGTATCTAATTCTGATATGTTTTCTCTTCATGACAAAAATGACGGGAAAATATCCTATAAAAACTTTCCTCTTCAAAATTATCCTATTACA AATCGCCATCTTTTTCGTTATATAGGAAAACAATGGAATTGGAATGCTTTCGAG GCTTCGAAGGATTATCCTAATATTCTTGTTGAAGTCGGTTCGCTTCTTTTAGAACCAGCTAGTGTGTTTCTTCAAACATCGTCTCAACGCAtctgtaattatatttatcatattcAAAGATTATATTGTTGTAACCCCTTCCATAATGTTACACATGGTGTCATGGTTTTGCACAACTTTTggtgtttattaaaaatgcttCGTATTGACACTTG TACTGCTTTCACACCGTTGGATTCCGTCGCTGTGACTATTGCTTGCTTAGGCCATGATGTTGGTCATCCTGGGAGAACAAACGAATTTCTTCGCAATACGTTTAACAAAATG GCATTTTTGTATAATGACTGTTcccttttagaaaattatcGTTGTGCATtggtttttaaatgtttagaaaa
- the LOC128884025 gene encoding uncharacterized protein LOC128884025 isoform X8 — MIANIIFREHSIYIKSFLHLFPLKFKDTFTENHYFFQPYKLNSSSHYLLTYILTLSSLSLVCFTLSVAFVLDVIPLKSFKVFYFLTSIIFLFLIAWLISLTFSIFYNICSHRLHFASFTFLLLVTFTSLNMDIGKLIPRHMLNSLLLPYHIFPHIFSTSAIPCLCFIPLCLERFFFYYWQTEQPVKSYLYFQVVMYLLYVGCLKFHWMLNFYVTQHNTLSNNYLHQLLLCFESFILLLCFGTYHISQWIKRLRQLIEFRQTNIPKRTLNLKHYSRIDTGNIHIDNNMRRQKKCHSNAVEDLLHLISRASACIEGAQNTCNDSSLKKSSQLLKKLQKSLTNTDNLYAVRLTRNLTIEESTGDTYKDTNEKLNDPFESALLESQMFEIFACHKTNTSNYDWAFDTSTPSDSKGNVSNSDMFSLHDKNDGKISYKNFPLQNYPITNRHLFRYIGKQWNWNAFEASKDYPNILVEVGSLLLEPASVFLQTSSQRICNYIYHIQRLYCCNPFHNVTHGVMVLHNFWCLLKMLRIDTW, encoded by the exons ATGATTGCTAACATCATTTTCAGAGAACATTCCATTTATATAAAGAGCTTTCTACATCTTTTCCCTTTAAAGTTCAAAGACACTTTTACagaaaatcattatttttttcaaccctataaattgaattcctcttctcattatttattaacatacaTTTTAACGTTGAGTTCATTGAGTCTAGTTTGTTTCACGTTATCAGTGGCTTTTGTTCTGGATGTAATTCCTTTAAAAAGctttaaagttttttattttttaacctcaataatatttctttttctaatagCATGGCTTATTTCTCTTACGTTTTCTATCTTCTACAACATATGTTCACATCGTCTACATTTCGCATCCTTTACTTTCCTTCTATTG GTTACCTTCACTTCACTCAACATGGATATAGGAAAACTAATTCCACGGCATATGTTAAATAGCCTATTATTACCTTATCATATTTTCCCTCATATTTTTTCCACATCTGCCATTCCATGTCTATGCTTCATTCCTTTATGTCttgaaagattttttttttattattggcaGACTGA acaACCCGTGAAATCTTACCTTTATTTTCAAGTCGTTATGTACTTGTTATATGTTGGTTGCCTCAAGTTTCATTggatgttaaatttttatgtcaCACAACACAACACTCTTAGCAATAATTATCTCCATCAATTActtct CTGCTTCGAGTCATTTATTCTTTTACTATGTTTTGGAACTTACCACATCTCCCAATGGATCAAACGCCTTCGTCAGCTTATCGAGTTCCGTCAAACTAAT ATTCCTAAGCGCACTTTAAACTTAAAACACTATAGTCGTATTGATACGGGAAACATTCATATAGACAATAACATGagaagacaaaaaaaatgtcactCTAATGCCGTAGAAGAtcttttgcatttaatatcACGG GCTTCAGCTTGTATTGAGGGAGCTCAAAACACTTGTAATGATTCttccttaaaaaaatcttCTCAACTGTTAAAAAA GCTACAAAAATCTTTAACAAATACTGACAATTTGTACGCCGTACGACTAACACGTAATTTGACTATTGAAGAATCGACAGGGGACACCTATAaagatacaaatgaaaaattaaatgatccATTTGAATCCGCATTGCTTGAATcacaaatgtttgaaattttcgcCTGTcataaaacaaatacatctAACTACGATTGGGCATTCGATACATCAACGCCATCCGATTCCAAAGGAAATGTATCTAATTCTGATATGTTTTCTCTTCATGACAAAAATGACGGGAAAATATCCTATAAAAACTTTCCTCTTCAAAATTATCCTATTACA AATCGCCATCTTTTTCGTTATATAGGAAAACAATGGAATTGGAATGCTTTCGAG GCTTCGAAGGATTATCCTAATATTCTTGTTGAAGTCGGTTCGCTTCTTTTAGAACCAGCTAGTGTGTTTCTTCAAACATCGTCTCAACGCAtctgtaattatatttatcatattcAAAGATTATATTGTTGTAACCCCTTCCATAATGTTACACATGGTGTCATGGTTTTGCACAACTTTTggtgtttattaaaaatgcttCGTATTGACACTTGGTAA